In the Catenulispora sp. MAP5-51 genome, one interval contains:
- a CDS encoding AAA family ATPase, producing MRLLRIHLTNFRGVADRELTFEEHGVTVVEGPNESGKSSTIEAFGLLLDELDSSRKEAVRAVKPRHTDAAPEVEAEFRVGGHHLVYRKRWLRPLTELRILAPAPETLTGREAHERVLAILNQATDYDLFKALRVLQDKPFDVDRIAGSSWLRAALDTAAGGESGPGDGSEDTLVQRVEKEFARYFTAKNHQPTGEYRAAQDAAASATAEAEDLAQTLARVEADTERHGEVTARLAELRQRLVTDRGDLDDFGRRAKDVETLRTRRDDAAALVERASRDAELAAGARTARLALVRSVGDYEDELQALDQQIAAHTELRTEADSRREGASAMHRTADEAHRLALRQYQDADADYRWMRDAYELERVRADREALAEADREVELAAAETAATEIDDRAVETIDQADRGVRDARTAIEVAAATVRVERLGSAPVTVSVPTARASADATASAGTVSAGTGTGTGTASAGTGTGTASAGTGTGTASAGTGTASAGTGTGTASAGTGTVSAGIAAAAATVPEARARTAAESVSLVPEARTEADFAEPLVRRLTDHLVIEAEGVLRVTLAPGASERELRGKLDAAESSLATLCRQAGVRDLAAARVRLQRHVEARAALVAAESARTRLSKDPAALADEQARLEARIAEHLERRDAGVLPPADRGEAETVADHRRAESEETAANLERAADALRLAEARASEIVADAQKLAGRAEHLAAEHEAARTRLAEARLAAEDPVVEQRDAEAAKALAAAVQDRAAHDANYRDAQPEQVELLLRNARDVVARTEAEITDARAGLQHLAGRLDAVGDDLADRHREAEARRDAAERDLASVTARAEAAELLRRTILLRREEATRSYQGPFKEQVERFGRLVFGASFEVTVDADLRIASRTLAGRTDPYAELSTGAREAVAMCVRLACAALVGPDGGVPVIIDDALGAADPGRRRMLGALLNHAGSAAATPEATNGGKPTQIIVFTCDPDRYRAVGSAQVRQLGHNNDRDESPAP from the coding sequence GTGAGGCTGCTGCGGATCCACCTGACCAACTTCCGCGGCGTCGCCGACCGCGAGCTGACGTTCGAGGAACACGGCGTGACCGTGGTCGAGGGCCCCAACGAGTCGGGCAAGAGCAGCACCATCGAGGCCTTCGGCCTGCTCCTGGACGAGCTGGACTCCTCCCGCAAGGAGGCCGTGCGCGCGGTCAAGCCCCGGCACACCGACGCCGCGCCGGAGGTCGAGGCCGAGTTCCGGGTCGGCGGCCACCACCTGGTCTACCGCAAGCGCTGGCTCCGTCCGCTGACCGAGCTGCGCATCCTGGCCCCGGCCCCGGAGACGCTGACCGGCCGCGAGGCCCACGAGCGCGTCCTGGCCATCCTGAACCAGGCCACGGACTACGACCTGTTCAAAGCCCTGCGGGTCTTGCAGGACAAGCCCTTCGACGTGGACCGCATCGCCGGCAGCTCCTGGCTGCGCGCCGCCCTCGACACCGCGGCCGGCGGCGAGTCCGGGCCCGGCGACGGGTCCGAGGACACGCTGGTCCAGCGGGTCGAGAAGGAGTTCGCGCGCTACTTCACGGCGAAGAACCACCAGCCGACGGGGGAGTACCGCGCCGCGCAGGACGCCGCCGCGAGCGCCACCGCCGAGGCCGAGGACCTGGCCCAGACCCTGGCCCGGGTCGAGGCCGACACCGAACGGCACGGCGAGGTGACCGCGCGCCTGGCCGAGCTGCGACAGCGCCTGGTGACCGACCGCGGCGACCTGGACGACTTCGGTCGCCGCGCCAAGGACGTGGAGACCCTGCGCACCCGCCGCGACGACGCGGCGGCCCTGGTGGAGCGAGCCTCGCGCGACGCCGAACTCGCAGCCGGCGCCCGCACGGCGCGCCTGGCGCTGGTGCGGAGCGTGGGCGACTACGAGGACGAACTCCAGGCGCTGGACCAGCAGATCGCCGCCCACACCGAGCTCCGCACCGAGGCCGACTCCCGCCGCGAGGGCGCCTCGGCGATGCACCGCACCGCCGACGAGGCGCACCGCCTCGCACTGCGCCAGTACCAGGACGCGGACGCCGACTACCGCTGGATGCGCGACGCCTACGAGCTGGAGCGGGTCCGCGCCGACCGCGAAGCCCTGGCCGAGGCCGACCGCGAGGTGGAACTCGCCGCCGCCGAGACCGCCGCCACGGAGATCGACGACCGCGCGGTCGAGACCATCGACCAGGCCGACCGCGGCGTGCGCGACGCGCGGACGGCGATCGAGGTGGCTGCGGCGACGGTGCGGGTGGAGCGGTTGGGGAGTGCGCCGGTGACGGTGTCGGTCCCGACCGCCCGCGCGTCGGCCGACGCCACCGCATCCGCCGGCACCGTATCCGCCGGCACCGGCACCGGCACCGGCACCGCATCCGCCGGCACCGGCACCGGCACCGCATCCGCCGGCACCGGCACCGGCACCGCATCCGCCGGCACCGGCACCGCATCCGCCGGCACCGGCACCGGCACCGCATCCGCCGGCACCGGCACCGTATCCGCCGGCATCGCCGCCGCCGCAGCCACCGTGCCCGAGGCCCGCGCCCGCACCGCCGCCGAATCGGTCTCGCTGGTCCCCGAGGCCCGCACCGAAGCCGACTTCGCCGAGCCGCTGGTCCGCCGCCTCACCGACCACCTCGTCATCGAGGCCGAAGGCGTCCTGCGCGTCACCCTCGCCCCCGGCGCCAGCGAGCGCGAGCTGCGCGGCAAGCTCGACGCCGCCGAGTCCTCCCTCGCCACCCTCTGCCGCCAGGCCGGCGTCCGCGACCTCGCGGCCGCCCGCGTCCGCCTCCAGCGGCACGTCGAGGCGCGCGCCGCGCTGGTCGCCGCCGAGTCCGCACGCACCAGGCTGAGCAAGGACCCTGCCGCCCTCGCCGATGAGCAGGCGCGGCTTGAGGCCCGCATCGCCGAGCATCTCGAGCGCCGTGATGCCGGGGTGCTGCCGCCTGCCGACCGGGGTGAGGCCGAGACCGTCGCCGACCACCGGCGGGCCGAGTCGGAGGAGACCGCCGCCAACCTCGAGCGTGCGGCCGATGCGCTGCGGCTGGCCGAGGCGCGGGCGAGCGAGATCGTCGCCGACGCGCAGAAGCTCGCCGGGCGTGCCGAGCATCTGGCCGCCGAGCACGAGGCCGCGCGTACCCGGCTGGCCGAGGCCCGGCTCGCCGCCGAGGATCCGGTGGTCGAGCAGCGCGACGCCGAGGCGGCCAAGGCCCTCGCCGCCGCCGTCCAGGACCGTGCCGCCCACGACGCCAACTACCGCGACGCCCAGCCCGAGCAGGTCGAGCTCCTGCTGCGCAACGCCCGCGACGTCGTGGCGCGCACCGAGGCCGAGATCACTGACGCCCGCGCGGGCCTGCAGCACCTGGCCGGACGCCTGGACGCCGTTGGCGACGACCTGGCCGACCGGCACCGCGAGGCCGAGGCCCGGCGCGACGCCGCCGAGCGCGACCTGGCCTCGGTCACCGCCCGCGCCGAGGCCGCGGAGCTGCTCCGCAGGACGATCCTGCTCCGTCGCGAGGAGGCCACGCGCTCCTATCAGGGCCCGTTCAAGGAGCAGGTCGAACGGTTCGGGCGCCTGGTGTTCGGGGCCTCGTTCGAGGTCACCGTGGACGCCGACCTGCGCATCGCCTCCCGCACCCTGGCCGGCCGCACCGACCCCTACGCCGAGCTCTCGACCGGCGCGCGTGAGGCCGTCGCGATGTGCGTGCGCCTGGCGTGCGCCGCGCTGGTCGGGCCGGACGGCGGGGTGCCGGTGATCATCGACGACGCGCTCGGTGCCGCCGACCCCGGCCGGCGCCGCATGCTCGGCGCCCTGCTCAACCACGCCGGCAGCGCCGCCGCCACGCCCGAGGCGACAAACGGCGGTAAACCGACCCAAATCATCGTCTTCACCTGTGATCCCGACCGTTACCGGGCCGTGGGCTCGGCGCAAGTCCGCCAGCTGGGCCACAATAACGATCGTGACGAAAGCCCGGCCCCGTGA